DNA from Salmo trutta chromosome 14, fSalTru1.1, whole genome shotgun sequence:
TCAAGTGTGGGGGCATCCCCGCCCTGGTCCGCATGCTCAGGTAGGAGTCTGAGggtctggggggggggtgtagtgtgtgtgtgggaatgcatcctctcattctctctcgtaGCTCTTTTACTTTGGCCTTCTACACCTGGGTGGGGGATGACATGTTGGGGGTGAAAGTTGTTGCAAGTCTCTCTCTgctcgctttctctctcagtaCAACCACAAGATTGACAAAGCATTTCAAAGTAAGACTCATAATGAACTATCTAAATCCTTAGgataactctctttctctctccctctgtcagttCTCCCATGGAGTCTGTGCTGTTCTATGCCATCACCACACTCCACAACCTGCTACTGCACCAGGAGGGAGCCAAGATGGCGGTGCGCCTGGCCGACGGCCTGCAGCGAATGGTGCCTCTGCTGAAGAAGAGCAACCCCAAGTTCCTGGCCATCACCACCGACTGCCTGCAGCTGCTGTCCTACGGCAACCAGGAGAGcaaggtgaggaggggggggggggtgttaagtGTAAGGGGTGTGATGTTATGCATGTCAATATTGTGAGTGAGGGTGTGTTTGAATGATAGCCCTGTGTTGGCATGGGTGTGGCTGCCATAGTAATTCTGTGACTGCACACTTATGCGCATGTGAGGATATGAGACAGGTGTGGCCGGGTAGGGATGTCTGCCCTGTGTGTGCTTGCCTGTTGTTTAATGGGTAAGTGCATGTTTGGACAGGAGTGATACATGGAATGTTTTGACCCTTTGAAGATGTTCCCATTAACCTTTGAATGCCTAAACCCCTACTGGAAAATGAGGAATTGGGCACATCCGAACATGTCACGAGCTGGACTAAAAGTGAATGTCCACACTGTTTGCTGCTCATAGAAATGCTATCGCTTGATTCATATTGTTAAACTCCATTtcccatcatccctctctctccgtctctcagcTGATCATCCTGGCTAACAGTGGTCCGGAGGGCCTGGTCCACATCATGAGGAACTACAGCTATGAGAAGCTCCTGTGGACCACCAGCCGCGTGCTCAAAGTGCTCTCTGTCTGCCCCAGCAACAAACCTGCCATCGTGGATGCTGGTAAGTGTTTGAAATACAGgggggtgtgtgtatttgtagTTACTTGTTGTAGATTTCCGACGACTGATACTGTGGTTTTAATGAATAGAAAtgggcattttttttaaattttcagtTGTAAAGCTATGAGATTATGAATTCCGTACATATTTTGCAGTAAAAGGAGTTAGACAAGagattctctctctcccaccctctcatACACATTCCATctatccctcactctctttcctctctgtcagGTGGGATGCAGGCTCTGGGGATGCACCTGACGGGCTCCAGTCAGCGTCTGATGCAGAACTGCCTGTGGACCCTGAGGAACCTGTCGGACGCTGCCACTAAACAGGTGAGACTTCCACCTTCCAACCTAGAGACGTATAGAGACTGTTTCCATCCTGCTGTCtgtttctcttgtgtttgtcctaacctctgacctttttaacTTACTATTTTTACCTCACTTGCATTTACTCTAAATGTTGTTATTTATtgtaacaatgtttttttttaagaacCACTAATATATTACAGATAAActaaactctctctctgtctctctaggagGGTCTGGACAGTCTTCTTCAGACTCTCGTTGGTCTCCTGAGCTCTGACGACGTCAACATGCTCACCTGCTCCACTGGCATCCTCTCCAACCTCACCTGCAACAACGCTCGCAACAAGGCCATGGTCACCCAGAGCAACGGCATCGAGGCGCTCATCCACGCCGTCCTGAGGGCGGGAGAGAAGGAGGATGTGGCGGAGCCGGCCGTGTGCGCCCTGCGTCACCTGACGTCACGCCACTCCGACGCCGAGGTGGCCCAGAATGCCGTGCGCATGCATTATGGCATTCCCGCGATCGTCAAGCTGCTCAACCAGCCATACTACTGGCCTGTCATCAAGGTGAGAGGATGGGGGAGGCAGGATGGAGGGGTGTATAGAGGGACAACCAGCCATACTACTGGCCTGTCATCAAGGTGAGAGGATAGGGGAGGCAGGATGGAGGGGTGTATAGAGGGACAACCAGCCATACTACTGGCCTGTCATCAAGGTGAGAGGATAGGGGAGGCAGGATGGAGGGGTGTATAGAGGGACAACCAGCCATACTACTGGCCTGACATCAAGGTGGGATAGAGGGAGATTAATAGTTGACAGATGGTTTCCCAGGGAGAGGGCTAACCATTCACGTAAACGGCTACTTAATTCGCTATGAGGTAAGAAGTAGGAGGCATTAGGAGCGAGGgaaagaggaagatgaggatgtGATGGAAGGAGGAAATTGAGGGATAAGGAAGAAGCTACatagagagaacagggagagaaatGGTAGCGCGAGAGAAACTGTAAACGATGATGAGATGGGGGGAAAATGTGTAAAACAAACCATCTCTAACCAAAAAGAATGTTGCTTTCTTTGTGATCAATCAAAATGGCGTCCGTCTCTAACCCCGCCTCTCTTGTCCTCAGGCTGTGGTTGGTCTGATCCGTAACCTGGCACTGTGCCCAGACAACCAGACCCCTCTGAGGGACGCGGGGGCCATCCCCCGCCTGGTCAATCTGCTGCTCAAAGCCCATCAGGACGCCCAGAAACACGGCTCCGCCGCACAGCAGACATACCAGGTAGATGTAGAAACAGATCTATGTACTTAAATGCATCATTGACTTAAAATTTTAAACAATATATATAAATGTATCCAACTGTTACATTAGTAATTCGCCCTATTCTTAACCTCCCTAGTCTCTTTTGTTGCTGACTgactcttgctttctctctctctttgtctctctctcaggatGGCGTGAGGATGGAGGAGATCGTGGAGGGGTGCACAGGGGCCCTGCACATCATGGCCAGAGACCCCATCAACAGGGGAGAGATCGCCAGCATGCAGACCATCCCACTCTTTGTACAGGTaagttatttaatttttttctcgTATTTCTTTCTTACTTTTAAGACATCAATATCTCTGTTGCTGCTTTTATCTCCTGTAGATTGTGTGTTAACCGTTGTCTCCCTCCTGCCTAGCTGCTGTACTCTCCAGTGGAGAACGTGAAGCGTGTGTCAGCGGGGGCCCTGTGTGAACTGGCCCTGGACAAACAGTCTGCTGAGATGATCGACGCGGAGGGAGCCTCCGCGCCGCTCATGGAGCTGTTGCACTCCAACAACGAGGGCATCGGTGAGGCCGCTTCTATTGAAACGACATCAAAAACCAGGATTTATGATAGATGTGTCACTAGTTTCACATTTTTTATTAGTCGTACGGTATACGAATGGTACACATCGTCCAACGAAGtccttacttgcaggttccttctcgacaatgcaacaacgaCAATAAGAATACGaacaaagtaaatggctcagtagaaatGGAAAACATTTTAGTacaatacaggaaggcacaatttctAGTCCAATATTTCCATGTtttggggatgggggggggggcaagtgtATAATAAGAGTCTGATAGCTTCTTGGTATCAGACCGCATGATCCGAACCGTCCGCCCGACGGTGAAGGAGAGAACAGCTCGCGAAGGgatgtgtggggtccttgatgatgcatGCCTTCTCAGGCACTGTTTCCAGCAGGATGTCCTTGATGGGTAGAAACACTGGACCAGCGACGCACTGGGCCGTCATCCACACCCACTGGAGGGCCTTGCGGTCTATGTGGATAGATTCAGAGGTTGTTGTTTGGCGTCCATTGAGAGGAAGTTATTATCTggaacatgttttttttgttttttttggccTGTGCATAATGGGCTGCATTTCCATAAACCAGTGGAACCTCAACAGGCGCAAGTCTCTACTggctttcatctctctctcgctcataaTTGACCAATTATTGAGTCTGGGCCACATCTGATCCCTTAACTCAGTTGAATGAGAGACGAGGGTTGAGAAGTAGCATTACACACTGCAGACATTTGATATGTCCTCTCAGATCTGGGTACAGGCGAACTTAGTCTGCCAATCAATGTGTACGTGTGATAATCTGACTGTTAGTCatcatgtctcctctctcccagccACCTATGCTGCCGCCGTTCTCTTCCGCATCTCCGAGGACAAGAACTCCGACTACAAGAAGCGCGTGTCCGTGGAGCTCACGCACTCCCTGTTCAAGCACGACCCCGCCGCCTGGGAAATGGTGAGTGTACCTATGCTCGAGGCCTCTAGCGCCATCTATGGCGAGGAGGGAGCCACTGCGGGATCTAATAACGAATTGCAGCTTCTCTCAATTCCGATGAAACTGAAAAAAATACTTTGCTTCTATCGGTAATTTAACGTTGATAAATGCATCTATTACATTTTCGTAGATTCCTACATGTGAAGTTTTTTTAGTTTCTGTAAAATGGCAAAGTGTAATATTTGTATTAAGAGAAAGGTAGGTAGACGATGCAGTTTAAGAAAACAGGTGACGGTGTGACACGGTTTCTGTCGACCATGTATGGGCAACTCGCCGACTTCATTTTGACCTTACACCTCTCGTGACCCCTCCCCAGGCCCACAACGCTGTCCCCATGGAGGCAGGCTACGCAGCAGACGGTGAGTAACTCACTCTGGCGGAAAGGTGCCCATATTGACTGACACACGGGGCAGAACAGAACACTGGCTGTAGCTCTATTGTGTGGATTCAGGTGTGCCAGTGGGTTAATGTGCTAGTTAGTCACTGTTCCAATGGGCGGTTTCTGTGTAAAAGTTAATGTTAGTCAATGTATTGCTTTGCTATATTTGAATTTCTGACATGGATTTTTCTGATATGATTATACTGTATTGTCAAGGAGAGAAGGCAATTGATCTATATAACTTTAACCATGTTAAAAGTGAGGCCCCCCCATTTTTTATGAATGAAATATAAGGGTATCATCTCCAGAAATGTAAAGATTTTGCAAAGTGTtgatctaagtgtgtgtgtgtgtttcagagctgGACGCAGGCTACCACCACTATGGAGACTACCCTGCTGACATGCccatggatggagagatggggatgTCTGACGTTGAATACCAGGGCAGTGGCGGCGGCATGGCCTATGACATGAGGGGACAGGGATATGCTGAGCGCTATTAGGACAACGGTCAGTGCATACACCCAATAATACGGACAAATGTACCCATGCTCTTATGGTCAAGCACGAAGACAGAGCAGCCATTAGTTACATACACCTATTATAAAAACAAGTCACACACCAAGTCAACCAGTTGGACCCCTTTTAATAAAGATGCTGTTCTCTCGACAGGCACTGAAGGGAcaagaggagagatggggggggggaatCAGAAGCAGGGAGAAGCggaagaagaggagagatcaCACAGAGAATCTTCAAATGGAGTGATGTCAATCTC
Protein-coding regions in this window:
- the LOC115208692 gene encoding junction plakoglobin; the encoded protein is MEMQMGNEGRVKVKEWQQTYYAGDSGIQSGATTVRTDDDGTEYSTKQYSTVTTTVVSENPAEVESQYALTRAQRVRAAMFPETVMEGTTILSTQTDPSQMTNVQRLAEPSQLLKTAIVHLINYQDDAELATRAIPELTKLLNDEDQVVVNKASLIVNQLTRKEASRRALMASPQMVAAVVRAMQNTGDMETARATASILHNLSHQREGLLSIFKCGGIPALVRMLSSPMESVLFYAITTLHNLLLHQEGAKMAVRLADGLQRMVPLLKKSNPKFLAITTDCLQLLSYGNQESKLIILANSGPEGLVHIMRNYSYEKLLWTTSRVLKVLSVCPSNKPAIVDAGGMQALGMHLTGSSQRLMQNCLWTLRNLSDAATKQEGLDSLLQTLVGLLSSDDVNMLTCSTGILSNLTCNNARNKAMVTQSNGIEALIHAVLRAGEKEDVAEPAVCALRHLTSRHSDAEVAQNAVRMHYGIPAIVKLLNQPYYWPVIKAVVGLIRNLALCPDNQTPLRDAGAIPRLVNLLLKAHQDAQKHGSAAQQTYQDGVRMEEIVEGCTGALHIMARDPINRGEIASMQTIPLFVQLLYSPVENVKRVSAGALCELALDKQSAEMIDAEGASAPLMELLHSNNEGIATYAAAVLFRISEDKNSDYKKRVSVELTHSLFKHDPAAWEMAHNAVPMEAGYAADELDAGYHHYGDYPADMPMDGEMGMSDVEYQGSGGGMAYDMRGQGYAERY